One genomic window of Ottowia oryzae includes the following:
- a CDS encoding oxidoreductase-like domain-containing protein, with protein sequence MTSTDDTDPRPLPPEEPGPGECCDSGCDPCVWDFYNQELAHYRKELALWLARHPDAT encoded by the coding sequence CGACCCGCGCCCCTTGCCACCCGAAGAACCCGGCCCGGGTGAGTGCTGCGACAGCGGCTGCGACCCGTGCGTATGGGACTTCTACAACCAGGAGCTTGCGCACTATCGAAAAGAACTGGCGCTCTGGTTGGCGCGGCACCCCGACGCCACGTAA